From a single Candoia aspera isolate rCanAsp1 chromosome 2, rCanAsp1.hap2, whole genome shotgun sequence genomic region:
- the MLANA gene encoding melanoma antigen recognized by T-cells 1 produces the protein MPRGEHYLNGNFGRGKGYTSLSAEEAAGIGILTVVLAVLLILGCWCCKRHSGYTRLLSKNFGLAPLTISKGRSSLCDSKLPLQEYSCNYNHVVPDAPPAYDKSSSLLPPPYAP, from the exons ATGCCCAGGGGAGAGCATTACCTCAACGGCAACTTTGGTAGAGGGAAGGGATATACTTCTCTTTCTGCAGAAGA GGCTGCAGGTATTGGAATTCTAACTGTTGTTCTTGCAGTTTTACTGATTCTTGGATGTTGGTGTTGCAAAAGGCACAGTGGTTATACAAGGCTTTTG AGTAAGAATTTTGGATTGGCCCCTTTGACCATCTCAAAAGGCAGAAGCTCCTTATGTGACTCCAAATTGCCCTTGCAGGAATACAGCTGCAACTACAATCATGTG GTGCCAGATGCCCCACCAGCCTATGATAAGAGCTCCAGCTTGTTGCCACCACCATATGCCCCATAA